The DNA sequence TTGATTTGGCATAAGCGATATGATGGGCCACTGACGCCAATACTTCTTCTTTGCTCATTTTCAGTTTGAATTCCATGTGGATGGGGCTGGTCGCGATGAAAATATGGATCTGCGGATCGACTGCATCCCTCAAAGCATCGTAGGCAGCATCGATGTCCTTTTCGTTACAGCGGGCAAGTCCTGCTACTGTCATGTTTTTGACAGCGCCGGCGATCGCTTTTACGGCCTCGAAGTCGCCTTCTGAAGAGATCGGGAAACCTGCTTCAATAACATCGATCCCCCATTTTTCCATCTGCAAGGCAATCTGCACCTTTTCCTTCGTATTGAAGTTCACACCAGGTGTCTGTTCCCCATCGCGCAGGGTCGTATCAAAGAATTGAATGTACTGTTTTTCGGTCATGGTCTTTTCCTCCGGTTCATTTTTCGTTTATTGGTTTCATTAAAGAATCATAAGAGTAAATTTCGAAAAAAAATGCATCCACAAATAATGGATGCATTTCGAAGGTCAATAAATAATCGCTTCAGCCCCATTATTTGTCAATGCCAAGCAGGGCTCAAACGACTGATATTCCAGTGTCCAAGCCCTGCTATAATAATAAGCCGTTATAAGAAGGGGTTGTCCCCATGATTACGTTAGCTGATACGTTTGCATCTTCCATGACGATCCCCTCCTCTTTTTTTGTAGCCTTCTAATTTTTCGTTAAGTTTTATTATCGTATTCTCATTTTATGCAAAGTGGCTTCTTTTGTCAACCCCTTTTGCTGTTTCCTTACAAAATCATGTGACGGTGTGTGGAACCGGAGGAGCGCGGTGGACTGTGGTCGATGATTATGGTCCCCAACTCCGATTAGGCCCCTTTCATCGGAGTTCACCGGTAACTTTCGGCTTCTCCTCCGGCGAAGCCTCGCTCATCGGAGGAGGCAACTCTAAATGTTAGTCCAACTCCGGCGAGGCCTCCGTCCCCGGAGCAGAGCGATATAATCTCAGGCAGTACACTAAAAACGAGGTTGCCGCACTTTTAGTGGGGGCAGCCTCGTTTTTGATGGATAACTTATTCCGGTAATTTGATGCTGTCTGGATCGATTCCCAGTGCTTCAGCCATCTCTTCATTTATGACCAATTGCAGTGTCTCAGGGAATTGGACAGGCAATTCGGAAGGAAGCTTGCCTTCTTCCAGAATCTGCAAAGCCATTTCGCCTGTCTGGCGGCCTAATTCCTTGAAGTCGATGCCGTAAGTCGCGAGACCGCCAGCTTCAACCATTTCTGTTGCGCCAGGAATGACCGGGATTTTTGCTTCCATAGCGATTTGGCCGACAGTGGCCATCGTGCTGGATAAGGTGTTGTCCGTTGGGATGTAGATCGCATCGACTTTTTGGACCAATGACTCCATCACTTGTTGGACGTCATTGGTAGAGGTAACAGTCATGATTTCGACATTCACGCCTGCTGCTTCCAACAAGGCTTTCGCTTGATCGCTCTGTACAATGGAATTCATCTCGCTGGAGTTGAAGATGATACCGACTGTTTCCGCACTAGGTACGATCGACAACAACAATTCGATCTGTTTGTCCATCGGTGCTTGGTCGCTTGTTCCGGTGATGTTCGCGCCTGGTTCTTCTGCACTTGCTACAAGCCCAGCATCGATCGGATCGGTTACGGCGGTGAACAGGACTGCATTTTCTTTTTCAGCGTTCGCTATTGCTTGTGAAGCTGGTGTCGAGATCCCTAAAATGAGGTCGTTGCTGCCGGCTAAACGCTCTGCCATACTCTGCAGATTGGCTTGGTCACCCTGAGCATTTTGGTAATCCACAATCAGATTGTCGCCTTCAACATAACCGGCTTCCTCCAAAACTTCCAAGAAACCTGCGCGTGCTGCTGATAAGGATTCGTGTTCAAGGATCTGCAGGATTCCGATACGCACAGCATCCGCTGATACTGTTGAGCTTGCTGCGGAAGAATCCGTCGCTTCTTCTGTACCGCCGGCGCATGCACCGAGCAGCAAAGCAGAAGTCAGTGCCAATGTTGTCGCTACTTTCTTTTTCCAATCCATTCCAATCATTTCATTTCCCCCTATTTTTTGATTTGTGCGAGAACTGCTTAGGCAATCAATCGCTAGTCCCTAGTACGAAAAAGCCCATTCAGATAAAATTATCCAAATGGGCTTTTACTGATGATGGGACTGCGGCACTTTTGTTTGCGGTTGCATAAATCCTCCTAGCACATTAGTTATTTGCTTTCAGTTTATAAGAATTAAATAAGGATGTCAACGATAAAATTAAATTCAGATGAGCGTATTCTCATTTTCCGGAATATCGATTGATTATTGGATCAGCAGGCGATGCTCTGTAGGCTTCAGTAACTTCCAAACCAATTTCGGATCGGCCTTCTGATCCAGATATAATGCTTCATCTTCAGGATCCAGTATCACCGGCATGCGATCATGGATGGCATGCATCTGTTCATTGGCGGCAGTGGTGATGATGGAAAAAGCCGTAAAAGGTTTCCCAGTTTCATCCTGATACGTCTTCAATATACCGGCCATCGAAAAAATCGGGATATCCGCTACGGCAATTTTTCGCTTCAACTTCTCTTCGCCGACTTTCTCCCATTCAAAGAATGCAGTCGCCGGCACCAGACAGCGTGCTGTCCGGAAAGGCTGGCTGAACGTCGGCTTTTCAAGGATGGTTTCCGCCCTGGCGTTGATTAAAGGGCGCTTAGCGAAAGGCTCCACAAATCCCCATTTGTGGTGAAAAAGCTTGTTGCCCGACACTATCAGCGGTGTGCTGTTGGTCGGAAATATTTCCGCACGCTCTTCGACATCCTCTTCCATTTCCCCCAACAAGTACCTTTCCCACAATTCCCTCTTTGTCGCTTCAAGCGCATAACGTCCGCACATACTCCCGTCCCCTCTCCGTTTGGCTTTCCTTGATACCGATTATAAGGGAGACAGAAGCGTTATACAAAAAAAGACGTCCGCCAGGGAACGTCTTTTTCATTATTCACATAAAAAATCCGAAAAGGATCGGGAAAAAGACTGCAGGCGCATAATTCATGATTTTCAGATCTGTCAGCTTCAACATGTTGAGTGCCAGGCCGACAATCAAAAGAGAGCCCACGCAGGTCATTTCATTGATCACAGAATCAGTCAGAAGCGGCGCCAGGACATTCGCAAAAAGCGAAATGCCTCCTTCATAAACGAGGATCAGCCCGGCTGAAAGGAGCACACCGATGCCCAAACTGGATGCCATCACGATGGCTGCGATACCGTCGATCAGCGACTTCGCAAATAACGTGTCATGATTTCCTGTCAAACCGCTCTGCAGAGCCCCGACAATCGCCATCGCGCCGACACAGAACAATAGACTTGCTGTAACGAACCCATTAGAAACAGAATGTTCCTTATTATCAGAAGATACCCGGCTTTCTATTTCATCGCCCAGCTGATTGATTTTTTTATCCAGATCGATCCATTCGCCAACCAAAGTCCCAAATACCATCGATAGGATGGTGATCAAAATATTTTCGCCCTTCAACATGCCACTCACGCCTATGTAAAGGACACACAGAGCCAAAGCGTTCATCACTGCACTGGCTATCCTATCCGATAAACCTTTCTTCAAAGCCAGACCGATACTGCCTCCCAAAATAATGGCAGCACTGTTGACCAAACTTCCCAACAAAACCATTTAATCCCCTCCAACTGTTGTTACGTGTATCCTGATTACGTGATTCGAATACTTGCTTTTCTGCAAGCTCAGTACGTATCAGTATAGCCGCTTGCTTTCAGAAAATCAATGGACGAAAGGTGACGGAAGCATTTGTCTGGGAATGCGAAAAGACCACCATGTTACCAATGGCGGCCTCCTCTCATCATTCATGTTCTTCTATACTGTTACCGGATTGTTTTCAATGCTCCGGACCATTTGATCAATTCATTGAACATTGCTGTCGCATTGCCCGCATGATAATCGTTCGGCACAAAATTGCTCATGTTCTCGAAATCAGTCATCAATGAGAAGTTCACGGTTGTGTGCACTGTCGCTACGCTCAATTCGCCTAGGATGACGCGCATGTTTTCGTGTGCGCGGGCCCCTCCCAAGCTTCCGTATCCTACAAATCCGGCTGCTTTATCGGCAACTTCAGGTTTCAGGAAATCCAACGCATTCTTCAAAGCGCCACCGACTGCATGGTTGTATTCAGGTGTCACAAACACGTATCCGTCGAATGAAGCCATTTTTTCTGACCAAGCTTGGATCGCTGCGCCAGCTGCTGCTTGACGGTCTTCCGGCAATTTAGCGCCCAACAAAGGCAAGTCATAGTCTGCTAAAGCTACGATTTCGTATTCGATGCCGCCGTCATTGCGTTTTTCGGCAAATTCATGGATCCATTCTGATACTGCTGCTGAGTTTCTTCCTTCACGTACGCTTCCTGAGATAATTCCGATTTTCATAGTTGTTTTCCCCTTTTCGTCTGTTGTTATTGTTGTATTTTTATTTCCAAACAAAGCATTACTAATTCGAGATATTATAGATGTGTTTCCCAATTTTTTTCCTCCATGCACTTGTTTTTCAATGAAGGACTCACCTTCACCTCTCTTACATTTCGTAAGCTTGATATTATTATGCCACATCCCGGAATGTATTTCAAGTTATATATTCACGAATTCGAGATATTTTTTAAAAAAAAAACATCCATCCCGTCATACAGCGGTTTTGGATGCTTTTAAATCATTCATTTTTTTTGCAAAAACCTAAATCAATGCTGGAATACGCGCACACGACCTTTTAAACGATCAGCCAGGATGATGGCCAACACGGCTTTGGCGATGTCCCCTGGAATGAATAACAACATGCCCATCTGGAAAATTGCAGCCAAGTCGAATTGATTGCCCATGACAACATTCAGGATCATCGCCATGTAAGGCAAACCGATTGCGTACATGACGATCGTGCCGGCAACAGCTGAGATCCCATAATTCAAGAAGCTTCCTTCTTTATTATGCACGAGATAGGAAATCAAAGTAGCCGCTGCAATAAATCCAAACACAAACCCGAAGCTAGGAGTCAAAAAGGCTTGGAATCCTCCAAGCAATAATTTCAGTAATAAAGGCAGCAGTTGCGCAAAAAAGGCCGCTTTTGGACGCAAGAAGAAGCCGGTCAGCAGCACCATAAGTGTCTGCAAAGTGATCGGAACGGGGCCGACGGGGATGCTCAGGAAGCCGCTGACGAATGTCAAAGCCGCGAATATGCTTATTTGGGTCAAATCTCTTGTTGATAATTTCATGTTATTTTCCTTCTCTCTTTTTGATTTTGATGCTGATTTCGCCATAGGTCAGGGTTTTCGTTTCCCCATTTGGCAATGCTACAACTAGTCCGCCATCGTCGTCGATTGCGATCGCTTTGGCTTCGATCGTTTCGCTTCCTTGCGGGAAAGTGACTTGTTCACCCAAGACGAAGCAACGTTTGCGGTACTCGTCCAAGTAGGAACGGGATGCCAAATCAGGGTAAAGGACATAAAAACGGTTGAGTATTTCGGCAGCCATTTGGTTCCGTGTCACCATGGCATTTTTTGAATCGAACAACGTACCGGCAATCGATTGGATTTCATCAGGAAAATCCGTTTCAGGCGCCCGGAAGTTAAGGCCAATCCCTAAAATGATTGTTCCGATCGTCCGCGATTCCATATCCATTATCCCTTCCGTCAGGATGCCGCAGACTTTCCTGCCATCCAGGAAGATATCATTCACCCATTTGATTTGGGGTTCTTTTCCTGTCAATGTTTCGATCGCCTGACAGACGGCCACAGCGGCGGCAGTTGTGATCAAAGTGGCGTTATCCAGATCAGCAACCGGCTTCAAAACCAAACTCATGTACAGGCCCGATTCGCTCGGCGAGTGGAAAACTCTACCCAAGCGCCCTCTGCCCTTTGTCTGTTCTTCCGATAGGATCACGCCTTCGAAGGTCGCTTCTTCATTGACGATCCGTTTGGCCTCCAAGTTGGTCGAATCGATTGTTTTGTGCGCAATGATCCGGTGATTTTTCAGCGCTTCCGATAATAGCGGCACGATTGCGGCCTCCGACAACAAATCGGTTTCTATGGATAACTGATACCCTTTATTCGTCGTTGCTTCTATTTGATAACCCTCTTTTTTCAGCCCATTGATTGCTTTCCACACGGATGTTCTGGATACTTCCAACTGATCAGCCAAATCTTGGCCGGAAATACTTTCGCCTTTGTGCTGCTCCAGAAACTGCAGAACTTTCTCCTTTGTTGACATCCTTTCCCTCCATTCTCTTCTATAAAAAAACCACCACTTGAACCGAAGTGATGGTCTCAATGCTGTATTCAGTTTAACCTCTCGCCGGCCCTTTGTCAACCCGCCGAGAAAAATGGGTAACAATGTTTTTTTAGTGTTTCTTTGATTCCTTATATACGCTGACCATTTCGGCATAATCCGCCATGATCGTCTGCACAATCGGATTATTCATCGTCGGAATCGCAACAGCTCCGATTTTCGATATCGGCAGTACATTATTGCCGGTTCCGGAAACGAAGGCTCCTTCAGCATCCTTGACCCACTCGACAGGGATGGCCGTCTCGTTGATCGGAATCTGTCTTTTTCCACAGATTTCGAACACTTTCTTGCGGACGATTCCCAGAAGTACCGCGTTTGCAGGGGGCGTGTACAATTCTTTCCCTTTCACAAAAAAGACATTCGTGCGGCTGCCTTCCGTGATTTCCTCATTCCCATCCACCAGCAACAATTCGTAGACCCCTTTATCAGCCCTTTCCTGCAGCACGGCTTTCTGGTAATCCGACCGGACAAGCTTGATGTTCGGATCCAGCCTTTCGATACGGAACAGGCTCGTCGCGATGCCCTCTTCATAATAGCATTTTGGCGGGTAGATGCTTTGGGTGAAAAAGATCCACAAAACACTTTCGCTTTTTGACGTTTTTCCAAGGATGAACTTAAGGTTCTGATTCCCCACCTGATTGGCGGCTATCAGGCGATAGACGCGGTCCTCGATGGATTCCGCAGTGGCTGGCAGCGGCAGATCCAGATAAGCAGCAGACCGAAAAAAACGATCCAGATGATCCTCCAGAAATATTGCAATCCCATCCTCGACACGGATGACTTCGTATACCGTCCGGCCTTCAAATTCCGGATAGCTTTCGCCGTCAGCATTTTTTACTAGTTCATCGTTCAATAAGTAATAAGATCCTTCCACTTTTTCCATATTCGACGCCCCTTCCCGTTCTTATATTCCCTATTCTACTCCGGAATCCCGAAAAGTACATGCCAATTCGTAAAACAGCAGATATGACAGCCAAATGACAAACTATTTAAAAATTAGTAAAAGTGAAGAAAAACACAACGAGTCCCTTCCTTTTTTTATGCTGCGGGTGTATAGTATGGGCATCATGAAAAATACGAACACAACTACTTACACAAAGGATGATAGAATAAGCATGCAGATGCCACAATCCAATTGGAAAAATGATGTTGAATACGTCGCTTTGGTCGAAGATCTCATCTATCACGAAGAATTATTGCACATGGAGACCATTACCCATCACCACTTCACCAATCGTTTGGAGCATTCGATCCGCGTATCCTATAAGAGTTACCAGCTTGCAAAAAAATGGAATCTGGATGCTCGATCCACTGCACGTGCCGGTTTGTTGCACGACTTCTTCCACGAAGATCGTGATGCTGTCGCCCAGTTGAATATCGGTGCCCATGCAGATGCCCATCCGAAAATAGCTTGCGAAAATGCTTGCCGCATCACTGAAATCAGCTCTCTAGAGCGCGATATCATCCTCAAGCATATGTTCCTGGTGAGCCGTTGCGGCCTGCCGCGTTACAAAGAAAGTTTTGTCGTAACCTACGTGGACAAATATGTCGCGATCAGAGAGGTCGTCGAACCGATCAAAGAAATCGCAGGATCCCGCATCCGCAATCTGGTTTCCAAATTGAGCCCGGTAAATCTGAACATCAACATTTAAGTCTAAATTTTATGAAGAATTGACTGTCTCAGAAGAGACGGTCTTTTTTTATATATTCGCCTGCTTGTCCGATTCTTCGGTGTTATCGGACAACCTCCGACTCTCCCACATGTTGCTTGTCCGATTCTCCCACGATATCGGACAACCTCCAACCCTTCCGCATGCTGCTTGTCCGATTCTCCCCCGATATCGGACAACCTGCAACCCTTCCGCATGCTGCTTGTCCAATTCTTTCCCGGTATCGGACAACCTTCGGCTTTATCCGACGATCCAAACAAAAAAAAGCTGAACCCGCAATGGATTCAGCTTTTAGATTTGTACTATCAGTATTGTTTATATTTATTAGAAGAATACGTTTGTTACGCCATCGCCTGAAGCACGGAAGCTTTGTGCTGAAGTTGAACGGTACCCGTTCAATACTTCGTTAACTGCTTGGATTGTGTCAGCAGAAGGTACTTCTGCTGCAGCAGCTCCGTTGGAAACTACTGAGAACTGACCTGATGCATACAATACAGCATCAATTGTCGTTCCGCCCCAGATTCCTGATTCAACGCGGTTCATGATAACAGAAGCAACATTCAATTTTTCTTGGTAGCTTGGGCCTGCTTCAGCTTGGACTACTTGATACAAGAAGTAGCTCGCTTGGTAAGTCGGTGCTGCCGTTTGTGCTACTGGAGCTGGCTCAACATATGTTTCTACAGCTGGTGCTGGTGCTGCTACTGGTTCTGCTACTGGTGCAGCTGCCTGCACTTCTTCAACTGCTTCAACTGGTGTTTCGACTTCCACTGCTTCTTCAGAGCTGACATCGTAGCTCTTCACTTCTGAGTCTTGTTCAACAGTCACGATGTTGTGGTCGGCTGATAATACGATTGCGTTGCCGGCAATGATCATGTCTGCATTTCCGATGCTGTTCACATCAACTAAGGCATTCACTGATACATCAGTTGCCAATGCGATTGCTGATAAAGTATCGCCCCATTGGAAAGTGTATTTGCTGCCGCTCTCCAAGCTTTGGATATCCGCTTTGATTTGATCTGCTGTACGTGCTGTCCAAGTGGATGAAGTATATTCTGTTGCATTTGCTTGTGTAGGATTCGCTGTTGCCATAAAACCGATGGCTGCTAAAGTTGCGCTTGTTACGAATAATCTAGATTTGAAGTTTTTCATGTCTATTTTGTCCCTTTCTTCTCTTCGCAATGTTTTCGTATTGCAATTTATACTCTTCATGACCTTTTTTATTTGATAAATGAAGTATTTATCCAGGTCTCGATCGGAGTTCTTTCAACAGAGACAATCCTATCATGAATCAAATCGCTAAAGTTAAATATCCCTTCTTTGTTATTCCATCTTAACGTGACTGTCTCAAATATCTGTTTATCTTACAAACATAAGTCAAATATTACGCTGTCGTAATATAGAAAATCAATTTGTAACAATTGGCATAATAGCTGTCTTTTTTCACAAACTCCATGTCAAAATATAGACAAAATATTGATTTATCAGTTGTTACATCTGTAACATATGTTTCAATCCGTGTTATTTCTCAAGCGGGAAGGACCCAATTCGCTTTTAATGACTAAAAATTATTACAAAACATTTGCTTATTGTAAACATAATTGAACTACCCCCACCTACGCTATCGCTTAGAGGTGGGGGATTCTTAGGAACATCACTCTATCGAGCGATTATTGACTAAGCTATCCCCGTAGCTTCCTACGGTTAAAAGCCTCAAGGCTTCATGTTTTAGATTTATGCTTGCGTTCAGATCTCTGTCATGGTGAGTATTACATTGCGGGCAATCCCAGTCCCGGACAGAAGTATTCTTCACGTCTTTGTTTTGGTAGCCACAGCACGAACAGAGTTGGCTAGAAGGGAAGTTCCGGGCAACGACAACGACTTGCTTGCCGTACCACTTTGACTTATATTCCAGCATCGTCCGAAACTGCGCCCATGATGCTTCCGATATTCCTTTGGAAAACTTCTTGTTTTTCATCATGCCGGATGCATGCAAATCTTCGATGCCGATGACGTCGTGGTTTTTGACGATTTCAGTCGAAATCTTTTGCAGGTAATCCGTTCGAGTATTGCGGATTCGTTCATGAATCCGGGCGACTTTGACGCGCTGTTTCTGGTAGTTTTTCGATTCGGACAGTTTTCGTCCATCCTTTTTGGCCTGCCTTGCCCGCCGGGAAAGAATTTTTTGTTCCTTAGCGAGCTTTCGCTCCAGTTTCTGGAAAAACCGCGGGTTCTCATAGACTGACTCGTCTGAAACGACGGCAAAATCCTTCAATCCGACATCGACACCGCAAGCGGAACCCGTTTTCGGCAATAGTTCACTATCGGTTTCGACTAAAATGGAAATATAATAGTTGCCCGAAGGATTTCGTCGGATGGTCGCGCTCATAATTCTTCCGTCCACTTCTTTGGACTTGGCGAATTTGACCAGTCCCAACTTGGGTAGTTTCAGTTTGTTCCCCACTACAGCGATATTTCCATTTGTCTGCTTGGTCGTGTAGGACTGGATCGGGTTCCGTTTGCTCTTGAAACGCGGCGCCTTGTTCTGCTTTTTGAAAAAACGATTGAAAGAGTCGCTGAGGTTCCGCAGAGCTGACTGCAGGGCGATGCTATCGACTTCTTGCAGCCAAAGCGTCTCCGATTCTTTTTTCAGCACCGTCAACTTGGCCGAGCAGGCAGAGTAATTCAAACCCGCTCCCGTCTCCTCATAGGTTTTGTTCCATTCGGACAGGAAGCGATTGAACACGAAACGAGAACAGCCGATAGTCTTCCCAATCAGGATTTGTTGCTCCTGATTGGGGTAGATTCGGAACTTATAGTTTTTGTAGATCATCACAATCATTCGCCTCCCTATACCATATAATTATATGCGAACGTACGTTCTTTGTCGAACGGGAGGTCCATCGTTAACGGTAAGAATTTTTCGAAAAAAATAGGCTGACGCCTACCGCCATTCATCTCCCACCTACTCATTGGGCTGTACCCTTTTCATTCCTAGAGGTGGGAGTCTTCTGGCGGAAAAGGATAAAAAAACCTTACCGACTTCATCGGTAAGGTTAAGATGCATTCAATTTCAATAAGCGGGCGACGGGAATCGGACCCGCGACATGACCTTGGGAAGGTCGCATTTTACCACTAAACTACGCCCGCATGCTGGTCTGTTCGACCGGACTGCATGTTTCATTCTACCCCTAAATTGTGCTCACGACAATAGCTAAATAGAAAAAATGTGCAAATTTATGCGAAAAAAACTCCCTCAGCAATTACCGAGGAAGCCCGTGCTATTATTTTTTGCTTATTTGCTGCCGGTTACTTTGAATTTCGTACCGGACAACGCTTCATTGAAAGTCACTTCGGAAATGTCTTGGTTCGTCTTGACTGTTGCTTTCTTTCCTTCCAGATCAACCGTTACCTCTTCCACACCTGCAATCGCAGAGAATTTCTCTTTGACTGTCGCTACGCAGCCATCGCATTTCATTCCTTCAAGCATCAATTCTTTTTGCATAATCGTTTCCTCTTTTCTCTATATATGATATTCCCTTACCGTTTTGAGACGGAGGGTTTGAATCCTTTCAGACGTAACGCATTCAACACAACCGACACCGAGCTGAAACTCATCGCTGCTCCGGCGATCATCGGATTCAACAAGGGCCCTCCGAAGACGTGCAGGATTCCCATCGCGACAGGAATGCCCAGGACATTATAGGCGAATGCCCAGAACAGATTTTCCTTGATGTTTTTGATTGTTGCTTTGCTGAGTTCGACGGCTGTGGCTACTGCCATCAGGTCGCTCTTCATCAGAACGATATCCGCTGATTCGATGGCGACGTCCGTCCCTGATCCGATGGCGATACCGATATCTGCTTGGGCCAATGCCGGTGCATCATTAACGCCGTCTCCAACCATGGCGACTTTTCGGCCTCCCTGTTGCAGCTTCTTGACTTCTTCCGCTTTGTCTTCAGGCAACACCTCACTCAGGACACGGTCGATGCCCACCTGATTGGCGATGGCTTGCGCCGTACGTTTATTGTCGCCGGTGATCATCGCGATTTCGATGCCCATCCCACGCAGTTTTTTGATTGCCGCCGCACTGCTTGCTTTCACGGTATCGGCAACGGCGATGATGCCGGCCAATTCCCCATCCATTGCGATGTACATCGGTGTTTTTCCTTGTTCAGCCAGCGTGTGGGAGGTATCGGCAAATGAACCTAGTCCGATCGCATGGTTCAGCATCAACTTTTCATTTCCCAACAGAAGCTCTTTCCCATCGATTGTGACGGCAATACCGAAACCAGGCAGCGCATTGAAAGCGGATGGTTTCAACAAAGACAGCTCTTTCTCTTCAGCATCGCGAACGATGGCTTCTCCAAGCGGATGCTCCGATCCTTTTTCGGCCGATGCCGCCAACAGCAACAGTTCATCCGGATCGAGTCCTTCACGGACCAAGACATCAGTAACTTTCGGCTTGCCTTCCGTGATTGTCCCCGTCTTGTCGAAAACGATTGTCTGGATTTTATGCGTCACTTCCAGAGCCGTCCCGCTTTTGATCAGCACACCGTTCTCGGCACCCTTGCCGGTACCCACCATGATGGCGGTAGGTGTCGCCAAACCCAAAGCGCAAGGACAAGCGATTACCAAGACCGAAATCGTGATGGTCAGTGCGAAAATCCATGATTCTTGTCCCAAGAAGTACCAAGACAAACCGGCCAGAACAGCGAGCACGATGACGATCGGAACGAAGTAGCCCGAAATCGTATCAGCTAGTTTTGCGATCGGTGCTTTTGAACCTTGGGCATCTTCCACCAACTTGATGATCTGCGCAAGGGCTGTATCTTTTCCGACTTTTTCTGCCCGGTAATGGATGGAACCATTTTTGTTGATGCTGCCGCCGATGATCGCATCGCCCGCTTTTTTCTCCACGGGCATGCTTTCGCCTGTCAGCATCGATTCATCAACAGATGTCAGTCCTTCCGTTACTTTTCCATCGACAGCCATTTTTTCGCCGGGACGGACAACCAAAATGTCCCCTACCATGACAGCATCCAGCTTGATTTCCTGCTCATTGCCGTCACGAATAACGCGGGCTGTCTTAGGAGCCAAGCCCATCAGTTTTTTGATGGCTTCTGACGTCTTGCCTTTTGAAACGGCCTCGAAGTACTTCCCGAGCGTAATCAGCGTCAATATGACAGCCGCCGATTCATAGTACAAGTTCATGACAAGTTCGTTGTTCCCTCCGATTGCTGCAAAGGTGCCATAAAGGCTATACAGAAAGGCAGTACTGGTCCCTAAAGCCACCAGCGAGTCCATATTCGGGTGGCCTTTGAACAAGGACTTGAATCCTACCGTAAAAAATTTCGTCCCGAGTACCATCACTGGAATCGTCAACACTAGCTGCGTGAGCGCGAACGTTACCGGGTACATATTCGGATGGAGGCTCATCGGCAACGGTAAGCCCAACATGTGGCCCATCGCGAGATACAGAAGCGGAAGCGTGAATACCGCCGAGAGCCAAAAGCGTCTCCACATATTTTTGATGTGCTGCTCTTTCTTCGCTTGGTTTT is a window from the Trichococcus shcherbakoviae genome containing:
- a CDS encoding DUF554 domain-containing protein produces the protein MVLLGSLVNSAAIILGGSIGLALKKGLSDRIASAVMNALALCVLYIGVSGMLKGENILITILSMVFGTLVGEWIDLDKKINQLGDEIESRVSSDNKEHSVSNGFVTASLLFCVGAMAIVGALQSGLTGNHDTLFAKSLIDGIAAIVMASSLGIGVLLSAGLILVYEGGISLFANVLAPLLTDSVINEMTCVGSLLIVGLALNMLKLTDLKIMNYAPAVFFPILFGFFM
- a CDS encoding NADPH-dependent FMN reductase, producing MKIGIISGSVREGRNSAAVSEWIHEFAEKRNDGGIEYEIVALADYDLPLLGAKLPEDRQAAAGAAIQAWSEKMASFDGYVFVTPEYNHAVGGALKNALDFLKPEVADKAAGFVGYGSLGGARAHENMRVILGELSVATVHTTVNFSLMTDFENMSNFVPNDYHAGNATAMFNELIKWSGALKTIR
- a CDS encoding aminotransferase class IV, which produces MEKVEGSYYLLNDELVKNADGESYPEFEGRTVYEVIRVEDGIAIFLEDHLDRFFRSAAYLDLPLPATAESIEDRVYRLIAANQVGNQNLKFILGKTSKSESVLWIFFTQSIYPPKCYYEEGIATSLFRIERLDPNIKLVRSDYQKAVLQERADKGVYELLLVDGNEEITEGSRTNVFFVKGKELYTPPANAVLLGIVRKKVFEICGKRQIPINETAIPVEWVKDAEGAFVSGTGNNVLPISKIGAVAIPTMNNPIVQTIMADYAEMVSVYKESKKH
- a CDS encoding ABC transporter substrate-binding protein, which encodes MDWKKKVATTLALTSALLLGACAGGTEEATDSSAASSTVSADAVRIGILQILEHESLSAARAGFLEVLEEAGYVEGDNLIVDYQNAQGDQANLQSMAERLAGSNDLILGISTPASQAIANAEKENAVLFTAVTDPIDAGLVASAEEPGANITGTSDQAPMDKQIELLLSIVPSAETVGIIFNSSEMNSIVQSDQAKALLEAAGVNVEIMTVTSTNDVQQVMESLVQKVDAIYIPTDNTLSSTMATVGQIAMEAKIPVIPGATEMVEAGGLATYGIDFKELGRQTGEMALQILEEGKLPSELPVQFPETLQLVINEEMAEALGIDPDSIKLPE
- a CDS encoding biotin transporter BioY, whose amino-acid sequence is MKLSTRDLTQISIFAALTFVSGFLSIPVGPVPITLQTLMVLLTGFFLRPKAAFFAQLLPLLLKLLLGGFQAFLTPSFGFVFGFIAAATLISYLVHNKEGSFLNYGISAVAGTIVMYAIGLPYMAMILNVVMGNQFDLAAIFQMGMLLFIPGDIAKAVLAIILADRLKGRVRVFQH
- a CDS encoding biotin--[acetyl-CoA-carboxylase] ligase; translation: MSTKEKVLQFLEQHKGESISGQDLADQLEVSRTSVWKAINGLKKEGYQIEATTNKGYQLSIETDLLSEAAIVPLLSEALKNHRIIAHKTIDSTNLEAKRIVNEEATFEGVILSEEQTKGRGRLGRVFHSPSESGLYMSLVLKPVADLDNATLITTAAAVAVCQAIETLTGKEPQIKWVNDIFLDGRKVCGILTEGIMDMESRTIGTIILGIGLNFRAPETDFPDEIQSIAGTLFDSKNAMVTRNQMAAEILNRFYVLYPDLASRSYLDEYRKRCFVLGEQVTFPQGSETIEAKAIAIDDDGGLVVALPNGETKTLTYGEISIKIKKREGK
- a CDS encoding SOS response-associated peptidase; its protein translation is MCGRYALEATKRELWERYLLGEMEEDVEERAEIFPTNSTPLIVSGNKLFHHKWGFVEPFAKRPLINARAETILEKPTFSQPFRTARCLVPATAFFEWEKVGEEKLKRKIAVADIPIFSMAGILKTYQDETGKPFTAFSIITTAANEQMHAIHDRMPVILDPEDEALYLDQKADPKLVWKLLKPTEHRLLIQ
- a CDS encoding HD domain-containing protein; amino-acid sequence: MPQSNWKNDVEYVALVEDLIYHEELLHMETITHHHFTNRLEHSIRVSYKSYQLAKKWNLDARSTARAGLLHDFFHEDRDAVAQLNIGAHADAHPKIACENACRITEISSLERDIILKHMFLVSRCGLPRYKESFVVTYVDKYVAIREVVEPIKEIAGSRIRNLVSKLSPVNLNINI